The genomic interval cactgggtttgtttttttttttttttaatatttatgtattagtatttttttagtatttatttatttcatttttggctgtgtgaGGTCTTAGCTGAGGCACACAGGATCCTCTGTTGGGGCACATGGGcatagttgccctgtggcatgtaggatcttagttctccaccagggattgaacctgtatccccagctttggaaggcagattcttaaccacaggaccaccaaggGAGTCCTGAACTGACTCTTAAAGGATGAGTATGAGTTAGCCATCTGAAAAAAGGTGTAATGGGGCATATGGAAAAGAAGGGAGGGGCCATTCAGGCAAAGAGAATAGTCTAAAGATAGTTATAGAGAAATGAATTGTGTGATGTATGTGAACTATAGAGAGATGATTAAcgttagagaaataaaaagtgacaAAGGCCTGATCTTGGATGGTTTGGTGTGTTGGGTAAGGAATCTGGAGTGTTCTTATTGGTAAGGAGAGGATTGTGGATGTGAattcgtttcagtcgtgtctgactctttgtaaccctgtgtactgtaacctgccagactcctctgtccatgcgattctccaggcaagaatactggagtgggttgccatgtcctccttaggggatcttcctgatccagagatcaaacccacatctcttatgtcttctgcgttggcagatgggttctttaccactagcaccacctgggaaactcaagGAGAGAATTGTGGAGAGGTGTTAAGATGAAAAGTGATGTGGTCAGTTGTACATTTTAGATAATTCAGCTGGATGCAGGGATTGGATTTAGACAGGTTAAGATTGGTTGTAAggagagccccccccccccccttttttaaggAGAGCCCTTAAAGAAGCTTTTGCAGTAATCCAGGTGAGAGATTATTGGGACCTGAACCAGCGTGGTAGTAGTAGGGGGTGGAAAGGTGAGGCAAatttaagaaatagaaagtagTATCAACAGGAATTTATAATTGTTTGGGTGATTGGAGGTTGTGGTCAGAGGGTGTAGTAGTATTGGGTGGTACTTGGTAGGGTAGTAAATATAAGTGACTAGAGAGGAGATGAAAGCTGTTTGACTTGAGGATTGGTTATTAGCTGGGTCACTGACATTACCCACAGTGATGGAGGAAATTTGTGAATCAAATgccaaaatacataataaatgtaGGACTGTGCTTGGTCATTTACAGGGGGTTGGTAGATGACGACCATGAGGAAAGGTGAGAAAGGGGCATATATCCAAATGGTGTGAACATCAGGAGAGCACAGGTGGCGTAGGAGAATCCCACGCGTGCTCAGTGTAGGAGCTTAGTGCTGCTTGTTGATTTAAATCCATGAGTTCTGGTGGATATTTGATTAACTTTCTCAGCAATTATTCTCCTGGACTTGGTTAGATTGTAGGAGAAATGAGGATGGGTCTGTGGAGGGATGAGTCTGGGCTGCAGAGGCCAAAGATGCTTGTCTCTTTGAAATCGAACAAGTTAGATAAGTTTTACGGCAATTTCATGTGCATTTTCCCACTGGGTTCTTAATAACTCCAAGGAGtagtttcttttctccttgttttGTAGACGGGGACGCTGAGGCTTTCAAGTTAAGTGACTTACTTAAGGTCACATAGCTGCAGTTTGTTAATAATATAGGCAGAATTAAAACTAGTTCAGACTTTCAGTTTCTCTGCTGTCAGCCCCTAAGTTTATCTGATGCAGCTTCTGTGTTAGAATTTAGAGTGAATTTTCTACTTctcttcattttgctttcatttaaggGATGAATTGATTGGGGGCACTGTCAGGGAGGACCAAAAGCAGTATTTTGGAGGCCAGAGGAACAATTGGGACAATGTCTGCTGAATATGTAGCACTAAAATCGCAATTAGTGAGTCTTCCTTAGCGGAAGTGACTGTCTTTCTCTAGTAAGATCTGGACTTAGGGCAGCATCTGCTGAATATAGAGAGCTctaggctttattttttaataaatattttataggcacttctctggcagtccagtggttaaggctccatgcttccagtgcagggggtgcgggtGCAATCCCCGATCAAGGGAAgtaagatcccgtgtgctgcacaGTGAGCCAAAAAAATCAACAACTTTGTAAAAGTTAATAAAGGCTTATTAAGCACTACACAGTGTTAGGCTCTGAGAGTACAGGCTTGGCTGAGACGCGTTCCTGACGTCGAGTGGTTCACGGGTTCTTCCCTTGTCCTTCCAGTACAGTGGGGACTGTGGCTGCTGAGCGGGGATTCTGGGAAGCACTGTGTGCCTGAGCCCCCAGCATGGCGGGCCTGAAGCGGAGGGCAAGCCAGGTGTGGCCCGAAGAGCACGGTGAGCAGGAGCACGGGCTCTACAGCCTGCACCGCATGTTCGACATCGTGGGCACCCACCTGACGCACAGGGACGTGCGcgttctctccttcctctttgtcGACGTCATCGACGACCACGAGCGTGGCCTCATCCGGAACGGACGTGACTTCTTACTGGCGCTGGAGCGCCAGGGCCGCTGTGATGAGAGCAACTTCCGCCAGGTGCTGCAGCTGCTGCGCATCATCACCCGCCACGACCTGCTGCCCTACGTCACTCTCAAGCGGAGACGGGCTGGTGAGGGTGCCCCTGGGGCGGGGACGCTGGGGTCAGGGGAGAGCTGTGGGCGGCCCCGAGTAAGCAGCACAGGAGGCCAGGCAGAGGAGGCGCTGACTCCGGGGAGTCCTGAGAAGGACGCTTCGAGGTGCACTGGAGGATTGGACTAGAAGGGAAGGGTGTACCTTCTCCTGAGTGAGTCCCTCTCCCCCTACAGTGTGCCCTGATCTTGTAGACAAATACCTGGAGGAGACATCAGTTCGCTATGTGACACCCAGAGCCCTCAGCGACCCAGAGCCgaggcctccccacccccctaAAACAGGTGAGATCCTAACTCTCCCTAATTCCCATAATCAAGAAAGAGGATGCTGGACCCATCTTTTGCCAGCCTAAATGAAAGGACACTGTCCCTCCCACATCTGCCCCTCCTTCAAAATCAGATGAGGTGTTAATGCTTCATCTAGGTCCTATAATGGTTCCCATGTTGTGTCTGCCTTTCAAGTCACATTATTGATACTGCTCTAGTGCTAAGTCTAAAGGATCCCTCCACATTCCAAGTGAATTGTTTCAATTTCTGCTTTTCCCCTGCTGTGTGTCCCTTTTTACCGTCTGGTCAGTGCCTCCCCACTATCCCGTGGTGTGCTGCCCTACTTCGGGCCCTCAGATGTGT from Dama dama isolate Ldn47 chromosome 20, ASM3311817v1, whole genome shotgun sequence carries:
- the DEDD gene encoding death effector domain-containing protein isoform X3, whose amino-acid sequence is MAGLKRRASQVWPEEHGEQEHGLYSLHRMFDIVGTHLTHRDVRVLSFLFVDVIDDHERGLIRNGRDFLLALERQGRCDESNFRQVLQLLRIITRHDLLPYVTLKRRRAVCPDLVDKYLEETSVRYVTPRALSDPEPRPPHPPKTDIRLRVRAEYCQHETALQGNVFSNKQDPLERQFERFNQANTILKSRDLGSIICDIKFSELTYLDAFWRDYINGSLLEALKGVFITDSLKQAVGHEAIKLLVNVDEEDYELGRQKLLRNLMLQALP
- the DEDD gene encoding death effector domain-containing protein isoform X1, translated to MAGLKRRASQVWPEEHGEQEHGLYSLHRMFDIVGTHLTHRDVRVLSFLFVDVIDDHERGLIRNGRDFLLALERQGRCDESNFRQVLQLLRIITRHDLLPYVTLKRRRAVCPDLVDKYLEETSVRYVTPRALSDPEPRPPHPPKTVPPHYPVVCCPTSGPQMCSKRPARGRATLGSQRKRRKSVTPDPKEKQTCDIRLRVRAEYCQHETALQGNVFSNKQDPLERQFERFNQANTILKSRDLGSIICDIKFSELTYLDAFWRDYINGSLLEALKGVFITDSLKQAVGHEAIKLLVNVDEEDYELGRQKLLRNLMLQALP
- the DEDD gene encoding death effector domain-containing protein isoform X4; this translates as MAGLKRRASQVWPEEHGEQEHGLYSLHRMFDIVGTHLTHRDVRVLSFLFVDVIDDHERGLIRNGRDFLLALERQGRCDESNFRQVLQLLRIITRHDLLPYVTLKRRRADKYLEETSVRYVTPRALSDPEPRPPHPPKTDIRLRVRAEYCQHETALQGNVFSNKQDPLERQFERFNQANTILKSRDLGSIICDIKFSELTYLDAFWRDYINGSLLEALKGVFITDSLKQAVGHEAIKLLVNVDEEDYELGRQKLLRNLMLQALP
- the DEDD gene encoding death effector domain-containing protein isoform X2; protein product: MAGLKRRASQVWPEEHGEQEHGLYSLHRMFDIVGTHLTHRDVRVLSFLFVDVIDDHERGLIRNGRDFLLALERQGRCDESNFRQVLQLLRIITRHDLLPYVTLKRRRADKYLEETSVRYVTPRALSDPEPRPPHPPKTVPPHYPVVCCPTSGPQMCSKRPARGRATLGSQRKRRKSVTPDPKEKQTCDIRLRVRAEYCQHETALQGNVFSNKQDPLERQFERFNQANTILKSRDLGSIICDIKFSELTYLDAFWRDYINGSLLEALKGVFITDSLKQAVGHEAIKLLVNVDEEDYELGRQKLLRNLMLQALP